A genomic window from Sulfurovum riftiae includes:
- a CDS encoding plasma-membrane proton-efflux P-type ATPase, whose translation MPKSQTDSEVDVMEEQSDSQNAKGTKGLTAEEAKERLAKFGPNSIEEKEESWIHRLLKRFWGPIPWMIEVAAVLSASVKRWEDFTIIVTLLLVNAIVDFYQESKALNAIAVLKKKLARKALVLRDGKWQEIDAKEIVPDDIIKVRIGDIVPADAKLLGGGEFLLVDQAALTGESLPVDKKAGDDLYANAVIKQGEMIAQVTGTGKNTYFGRTVGLVAKAQMEERSHFQKMVIKVGNFLILLTLFMIAIIVYHGIVTHQPTVELLIFALVLTISAIPVAMPAVLTVTMAIGARALAAKEAIVSRLAAIEEVAGMDILCSDKTGTLTQNSMSLAEPYLANQYTADELMVYAALASKEENNDPIEKPIFGYIEEKKLHDKLSGWELKKFLPFDPIHKRTEGVYSGKECGLVVTKGAPQVIIEQSNEKEFDKQKAYAQVESFADKGFRTLGVAYRECEEDIYHFVGLIPLFDPPRVDSKEAIREAKAKGISVKMVTGDNIAVAKYIAALLEIGDTIEDVRMLKGESIEEYLYLAQVLSRAITETIQPDGTKEQTEAIVDDIMKKVQRELYNMPIPKGAVKKHESEIVALIEQADGFAQVYPEDKYFIVDELQKADHIVGMTGDGVNDAPALKKADCGIAVSGATDAARAAADIVLMAPGLTVIVDAIKEARQIFERMKSYTIFRIAETIRVIIFMTLAIVIYDFYPITALMIIILALLNDIPIMTIAYDNTKVREKPVRWDMKEVFILASWLGVAGVLSSFMLFWILISLMHLPLDFVQSAFFAKLVIAGHGTIYNTRIDDWFWKRPWPSLPLFSATFFSRVAGTVIAVYGFGLMEPIGWEWAIWMWGYALVWFVFNDAVKMAVLGYYRKKYHEDII comes from the coding sequence ATGCCAAAAAGCCAGACAGACAGTGAAGTGGATGTTATGGAAGAACAGTCTGACTCTCAAAACGCAAAAGGTACCAAAGGACTGACTGCCGAAGAAGCAAAAGAACGTTTGGCAAAATTCGGTCCCAACTCCATTGAAGAAAAAGAGGAAAGCTGGATACACCGGCTTTTAAAACGTTTTTGGGGTCCTATTCCATGGATGATAGAAGTAGCGGCTGTCCTTTCCGCTTCGGTAAAGCGCTGGGAAGACTTCACTATCATTGTTACCCTGCTGCTTGTCAATGCTATTGTCGATTTCTACCAGGAATCCAAAGCCCTCAATGCCATAGCCGTACTCAAAAAGAAACTGGCAAGAAAAGCACTTGTCCTGCGTGACGGAAAATGGCAGGAGATCGATGCCAAAGAGATCGTTCCGGACGATATCATCAAGGTCAGAATAGGTGATATTGTTCCGGCAGATGCTAAACTGCTTGGCGGGGGAGAATTCCTTCTTGTGGACCAGGCGGCATTGACAGGCGAATCTCTGCCGGTGGACAAGAAAGCGGGGGATGACCTCTATGCCAATGCTGTCATCAAACAGGGTGAGATGATTGCCCAGGTGACAGGCACAGGAAAAAATACCTATTTCGGCAGAACGGTCGGTCTGGTCGCCAAAGCACAAATGGAAGAGCGAAGCCATTTCCAGAAAATGGTCATCAAGGTCGGCAATTTCCTGATACTGCTTACCCTCTTTATGATCGCGATCATCGTTTACCACGGTATCGTTACCCATCAGCCTACAGTGGAACTCCTCATCTTCGCACTGGTACTGACCATTTCGGCCATTCCGGTCGCGATGCCGGCTGTCCTGACCGTTACCATGGCCATTGGTGCACGTGCCCTGGCCGCAAAAGAAGCGATCGTCAGCCGGCTTGCTGCCATTGAAGAGGTCGCGGGTATGGACATTCTCTGTTCGGACAAGACGGGAACACTGACACAGAACAGTATGAGCCTGGCCGAACCTTACCTTGCGAACCAGTATACAGCCGATGAACTGATGGTCTATGCAGCACTTGCCAGCAAGGAAGAGAACAACGATCCGATAGAGAAACCGATTTTCGGTTATATCGAAGAGAAAAAACTGCACGACAAACTCTCCGGATGGGAGTTGAAAAAATTCCTTCCTTTTGACCCGATACATAAACGTACGGAGGGGGTTTATAGCGGAAAAGAGTGCGGACTGGTCGTGACCAAGGGTGCCCCTCAAGTCATCATAGAGCAGAGTAACGAAAAAGAATTCGACAAACAAAAAGCCTATGCACAGGTGGAATCTTTCGCGGACAAAGGTTTCAGGACACTGGGGGTGGCTTACCGGGAATGTGAAGAAGACATCTATCATTTTGTCGGACTTATACCGCTTTTCGATCCGCCAAGAGTGGACTCAAAAGAAGCCATCAGAGAGGCGAAGGCCAAAGGTATTTCTGTCAAAATGGTCACGGGAGACAATATCGCCGTGGCAAAATATATCGCGGCCCTTCTTGAGATCGGAGATACGATAGAAGATGTGCGCATGCTCAAAGGGGAATCGATAGAAGAATATCTCTATCTTGCCCAGGTTCTTTCACGCGCGATCACCGAAACCATACAGCCTGACGGTACGAAAGAGCAGACCGAAGCGATCGTCGACGATATCATGAAGAAAGTTCAAAGAGAACTGTACAATATGCCTATTCCCAAAGGGGCGGTCAAAAAGCATGAATCGGAGATCGTTGCGCTGATCGAGCAGGCAGACGGTTTTGCACAGGTCTATCCTGAAGACAAATACTTCATCGTTGATGAACTTCAGAAGGCCGATCATATCGTTGGGATGACAGGAGACGGCGTCAACGATGCACCTGCACTGAAAAAAGCGGACTGCGGTATCGCCGTAAGTGGGGCGACCGATGCAGCACGTGCGGCTGCGGACATTGTTCTGATGGCACCGGGCCTTACTGTCATCGTCGATGCGATCAAAGAAGCCAGACAGATCTTCGAGCGTATGAAAAGCTATACCATCTTCCGTATCGCCGAGACGATCCGTGTCATCATTTTCATGACCTTGGCGATCGTCATTTACGACTTCTACCCGATCACGGCATTGATGATCATCATCCTGGCACTGTTGAACGATATTCCCATCATGACCATTGCCTATGACAATACAAAAGTACGGGAAAAACCGGTTCGTTGGGATATGAAAGAGGTTTTCATATTGGCAAGCTGGCTTGGTGTGGCAGGGGTACTCTCCTCATTCATGTTGTTCTGGATACTCATCTCACTGATGCATCTGCCTCTGGACTTCGTGCAATCGGCATTCTTTGCCAAACTGGTCATTGCGGGGCATGGTACCATCTACAATACCCGTATCGATGACTGGTTCTGGAAACGTCCGTGGCCGTCCCTTCCACTCTTTAGCGCTACCTTCTTCAGCCGTGTTGCCGGTACGGTCATCGCTGTATACGGTTTTGGCCTGATGGAACCCATAGGCTGGGAGTGGGCGATCTGGATGTGGGGGTATGCACTGGTCTGGTTCGTTTTCAACGATGCCGTGAAGATGGCTGTACTGGGTTATTATCGAAAGAAATACCATGAAGATATCATATAA
- a CDS encoding MBL fold metallo-hydrolase produces the protein MATVVSYGAAEVVTGSCHLFSIDGGPNILIDCGMFQGKEEDRNYGPFDFDPKEVDYLLVTHAHLDHVGRIPKLVKEGYYGPIYATNATRDLAEVILLDSAKIMKEDYMTRYKKAQRRGKEGKVQEPLYAESDVDDVLNLSWHYPLYDEAFELEKDIEVIYHNAGHILGSAFIEIRYEENGQQRTIVFSGDIGNDNDMVLPHLESCKRADYLYVESTYGDRDHQSADASLAEFKRVIIDTMNDWGNVIIPSFAVERTQEILCILKEMHDRKELPQCQIFLDSPMATRATDVYRKYSELLSAKCQAIKERDGTVFDFEDLVYTLDVEASKKINDVDRRAIIIAGSGMCNGGRILHHFKNRLWNRKNALIFVGYQAEGTLGRRIVDGARWIKIYNDDILIKSSIHTINGFSAHADQSAIVKWISEMEDLNAVYLIHGEEDKQVILRSVLKNALHQKAHIVEPEEVIYLP, from the coding sequence ATGGCAACAGTAGTATCTTATGGCGCAGCAGAGGTGGTGACGGGTTCATGTCACCTGTTCAGTATTGACGGCGGTCCGAATATTCTGATCGATTGCGGGATGTTCCAGGGTAAAGAAGAGGACCGCAATTACGGCCCGTTCGACTTTGACCCCAAAGAGGTGGATTATCTCTTGGTGACCCATGCACACCTCGACCATGTCGGACGTATTCCGAAACTTGTCAAAGAGGGCTATTATGGCCCTATCTATGCAACGAATGCAACGCGGGACCTTGCAGAGGTCATTTTGCTCGACAGCGCCAAGATCATGAAAGAAGATTATATGACGCGCTACAAAAAGGCACAGCGTCGCGGAAAGGAGGGGAAGGTACAGGAGCCTCTCTATGCAGAGAGTGATGTCGATGATGTCTTGAATCTATCGTGGCATTACCCTTTATATGATGAGGCTTTCGAACTTGAAAAGGACATAGAGGTCATCTACCATAATGCAGGGCATATTCTGGGGTCTGCATTCATCGAGATCCGCTATGAGGAAAACGGGCAGCAGCGTACCATTGTCTTTTCCGGAGATATCGGCAATGACAACGATATGGTACTGCCGCACCTTGAGTCATGCAAGCGTGCCGATTATCTGTATGTGGAATCGACCTACGGGGACAGGGACCATCAGAGCGCCGATGCAAGTCTTGCCGAATTCAAACGGGTCATCATCGATACCATGAATGACTGGGGAAATGTCATCATCCCTTCGTTCGCTGTGGAGAGAACACAGGAGATACTCTGTATTCTCAAAGAGATGCATGACAGGAAAGAGCTGCCGCAATGTCAGATCTTTCTTGATTCTCCTATGGCAACGCGCGCTACGGATGTTTACAGGAAGTATTCTGAACTCCTGAGTGCGAAATGTCAGGCGATCAAAGAACGTGACGGTACGGTATTTGATTTTGAAGATCTCGTCTATACGCTTGATGTGGAAGCTTCCAAAAAGATCAACGATGTTGACAGACGCGCCATCATCATAGCCGGAAGCGGCATGTGTAACGGCGGCAGGATCCTGCACCATTTCAAGAACCGTCTTTGGAACCGGAAAAATGCACTTATATTTGTCGGGTATCAGGCGGAGGGTACACTGGGCAGACGTATCGTGGACGGTGCACGCTGGATCAAGATCTATAATGATGATATCCTCATCAAGTCATCCATCCATACTATCAACGGCTTTTCTGCACATGCCGACCAAAGTGCGATCGTCAAATGGATCTCCGAGATGGAAGATCTCAATGCCGTCTACCTGATCCACGGAGAAGAGGACAAACAGGTTATACTTCGCAGTGTACTCAAAAATGCACTGCATCAGAAAGCCCATATTGTAGAACCGGAAGAGGTCATCTACCTCCCGTAA
- a CDS encoding response regulator transcription factor yields the protein MQRKILLLEDDLQLNDTIKQFLEHHHYTVLPSYDGHQAKEILYETDIDLILLDIKVPLQNGFDLLSELRKEGDETPAIFITSLHGVDDVSKGFNAGCDDYIRKPFALKELLVRIEAQLRKRYGSRENHIDIGNRLCYYPKEFRLTRDGKTIPLKNKEARLLSLLLEYPDKLVSYDKINAALWDFDEEPSAGSLRTYIKTLRSHLGKESIETVKNIGYRFVS from the coding sequence ATGCAAAGGAAAATACTGTTGCTGGAAGATGATTTGCAGCTGAACGATACGATCAAACAGTTCCTTGAACACCACCACTATACAGTCCTGCCCTCCTATGACGGCCATCAGGCAAAAGAGATACTCTATGAAACCGATATTGACCTGATCCTGCTGGATATCAAAGTGCCTCTCCAAAACGGGTTCGACCTTCTATCGGAACTTCGTAAAGAGGGAGATGAGACTCCTGCGATCTTTATTACTTCTCTGCACGGTGTCGATGATGTCAGCAAAGGGTTTAATGCAGGATGCGACGACTATATCAGGAAACCTTTTGCATTGAAGGAACTCCTCGTCAGGATTGAAGCACAACTCAGAAAACGTTATGGCAGCAGGGAAAACCATATCGATATTGGAAACAGACTTTGCTACTATCCTAAAGAGTTTCGACTGACCCGGGACGGCAAGACCATTCCTTTAAAAAACAAAGAGGCCAGACTGCTCTCTTTGCTGTTGGAATATCCTGACAAGCTTGTAAGTTATGACAAGATCAATGCTGCTCTTTGGGATTTCGATGAAGAACCGAGTGCCGGTTCACTGCGTACATACATCAAAACACTGCGTTCCCACCTGGGAAAGGAAAGCATTGAAACAGTCAAAAATATAGGGTATCGTTTTGTTTCGTAG
- a CDS encoding sensor histidine kinase yields MEHEGEKIQHQLIRLHSTFETRLPIHVKETCKIALLDKERNPVFSNFTPPQNIDFTQAYQLINGHILYIKPVDPYYLGVAYLLLQTAINQTDIEELQKMILLFMLGAGLFFLILGYFLGRLFIAPMRESIETMNRFIQDTTHELNTPVSTILANLELIQTLHQCSAKEEMQRIEIASKTLSRIYDDLTYLKLNHQHHRSIQAIDLSALVKERLAYFSAALEAKKIALHTAVEPDVVLPMDQDDAIRLLDNLISNAIKYNQSGGTMEVRLNREHFSIKDSGIGIAKEELATIHERFKRANSSEGGFGIGLDIVYQVVAYYHFKIVINSQINQGTEVTIIWQK; encoded by the coding sequence ATGGAACATGAAGGAGAAAAAATACAGCATCAACTCATCCGTCTGCACAGCACATTTGAAACGAGACTGCCCATCCACGTGAAAGAAACCTGCAAGATCGCTCTGCTCGATAAAGAGCGCAACCCTGTTTTTTCAAATTTCACTCCTCCGCAGAATATTGATTTTACACAGGCGTATCAACTTATTAACGGGCATATACTCTATATCAAACCTGTCGACCCATACTATTTAGGTGTTGCCTACCTTCTCCTTCAGACAGCGATAAACCAGACAGACATAGAAGAGCTGCAGAAAATGATACTTCTTTTTATGCTGGGAGCCGGGCTCTTTTTCCTGATATTGGGCTATTTTCTGGGTCGCCTCTTTATCGCTCCTATGCGGGAGTCGATCGAAACCATGAACCGTTTCATTCAAGATACGACCCATGAGCTCAACACACCTGTCAGTACCATTCTGGCAAACCTTGAGCTTATCCAAACCCTGCACCAATGCAGTGCAAAAGAGGAGATGCAGCGTATCGAGATCGCTTCCAAGACACTAAGCCGTATTTATGACGACTTGACCTATCTGAAGCTCAATCATCAGCATCATCGCAGTATTCAGGCTATTGACCTTTCCGCTCTTGTTAAAGAGAGACTGGCGTACTTCTCTGCAGCCCTCGAAGCCAAAAAGATTGCACTCCATACCGCTGTTGAACCTGACGTAGTGCTTCCTATGGATCAGGATGATGCCATACGTCTCCTTGACAATCTCATCTCCAATGCAATCAAGTACAACCAAAGCGGCGGTACGATGGAGGTACGTCTGAACCGGGAACACTTCAGCATCAAAGACAGCGGTATCGGCATTGCCAAAGAGGAACTTGCAACGATACATGAGCGCTTCAAACGTGCCAACAGCAGCGAAGGCGGATTTGGCATAGGACTGGATATCGTTTATCAGGTCGTGGCGTATTATCATTTTAAAATTGTGATAAACTCACAGATCAATCAGGGTACGGAGGTTACCATCATATGGCAAAAATAG
- a CDS encoding DUF2202 domain-containing protein, producing the protein MKKSFLAGTVVMAMLFAACESGSTGSSGNDDGGSGAEEGVQLPANVIDAINAPLSILTQELKDALTYMYSEEGLAHDVYLDIYLIQPVSQLQKIANNAETKHIEAVNQMAIKYDLNMTQYPDTDVPYSIEGIGSGKYPVDNVQYLYDLLYSKGIQSQKDALEVGCMVEVVDIDDLNTYISYAETANASDVLTVFEFLREGSYSHYWAFDKGLKNMGIAEGCCSIPDALGHFYCHPEYPQK; encoded by the coding sequence ATGAAAAAAAGTTTTTTGGCAGGTACTGTGGTGATGGCAATGCTTTTTGCAGCATGTGAAAGCGGCAGTACAGGCAGCTCCGGTAATGATGACGGCGGCTCTGGCGCTGAAGAGGGTGTACAGTTGCCTGCAAATGTTATAGATGCTATCAATGCTCCCCTGTCGATACTGACACAGGAGTTGAAAGATGCTTTAACCTATATGTACAGTGAAGAAGGCCTGGCACACGATGTTTACCTCGATATCTATCTGATTCAACCCGTTAGCCAGCTTCAGAAGATTGCAAACAATGCCGAAACAAAACATATTGAAGCGGTCAATCAGATGGCGATCAAATATGATCTCAATATGACACAATATCCCGATACGGATGTTCCCTACAGTATTGAAGGGATTGGGAGCGGCAAATACCCGGTCGACAATGTCCAGTACCTGTATGACTTGCTCTATAGCAAAGGTATACAGTCTCAAAAAGATGCGCTTGAAGTCGGATGTATGGTGGAAGTGGTAGATATCGATGATCTCAATACCTATATTTCATATGCAGAGACTGCCAATGCTTCTGATGTATTGACCGTTTTTGAGTTTTTGAGGGAAGGAAGCTATAGTCACTACTGGGCATTTGACAAAGGCTTGAAAAATATGGGTATTGCAGAAGGGTGCTGTTCCATACCGGATGCACTGGGGCACTTCTATTGCCATCCGGAATATCCCCAAAAATAA
- a CDS encoding ABC transporter ATP-binding protein, which produces MGKQAIKAENLVKHFGKGESLVEVIDGASFQVNKGELVALVAPSGAGKTTLLMMIGCVEEPTSGTIWLGDEKVYADKWLTKETRKIRREKIGFIFQAHYLIPFLNVIENVTLVPQTNGVSEKEAKKTAMELLEYFEIADKAHAMSSELSGGQNQRVAIARALANRPQIILADEPTAALDSKRSVDVVKMLKKIATDQDVAVIMVTHDEAMLPLCDRILTIEDRKVVSHPVPEKITMI; this is translated from the coding sequence ATGGGAAAACAGGCGATCAAAGCAGAAAACCTTGTGAAGCATTTCGGAAAGGGAGAAAGCCTTGTCGAAGTCATCGACGGTGCATCATTTCAGGTCAACAAAGGTGAACTGGTCGCATTGGTGGCACCAAGCGGAGCAGGAAAGACCACACTGCTGATGATGATAGGATGTGTCGAAGAGCCGACAAGCGGTACCATTTGGCTCGGTGATGAAAAAGTCTATGCTGATAAATGGCTGACCAAAGAGACCAGAAAGATACGTCGGGAGAAGATAGGGTTTATCTTTCAGGCACACTATCTCATCCCTTTTCTCAATGTGATCGAAAATGTGACACTGGTACCCCAGACCAATGGCGTTTCCGAAAAAGAGGCAAAGAAAACAGCTATGGAACTGCTGGAGTATTTCGAGATAGCCGACAAAGCACACGCAATGTCTTCGGAACTCTCCGGAGGGCAGAACCAGCGGGTCGCCATTGCCCGTGCACTGGCGAACAGGCCGCAGATCATTCTGGCGGATGAACCGACTGCCGCACTTGACAGTAAACGTTCGGTCGATGTCGTAAAAATGCTCAAAAAGATCGCGACCGACCAGGATGTGGCGGTCATCATGGTAACACACGATGAGGCGATGCTTCCTTTATGCGACAGAATATTGACTATCGAAGATAGAAAAGTAGTTTCACACCCAGTTCCGGAAAAAATCACTATGATCTAA
- a CDS encoding ABC transporter permease, which yields MINLAQKDVKHTLGKFLVTAMGVGMLLGIVLIMIGVYRGMIVDAEVLLDDIDADLWVVQEDTLGPFAEASRIHEDFRDTLRVIDGIQNAEALTFQNIQLPKTPRPVRVVAVGFDPLGTVDPINPERIIQGRGLEKVHYEIVVTDTTGFKPGDTIPLLRHDYKVVGVTHGTVSSGGDPLVYISLKDAQELQFSYSNNRIRNDRVRGIKNSEARMVNTVVAKVKPGYDVNAVAKEIKRFKYKSVYTAAEQKWILTKNLVEKASKQIGMFTGILIIVSTIIIALIIYTMTLEKMKEIAIMKLIGIPNSMIIKMIAQETLLLGFLAFLFANLFSHLIYEKFPKRVVLEIPDAWMLFIVVIIASILASLIGIRKVVKADPSSAIGG from the coding sequence ATGATCAATCTGGCACAAAAAGATGTAAAGCATACCCTTGGCAAATTTCTTGTCACAGCTATGGGAGTGGGTATGCTGCTGGGGATCGTTCTCATCATGATCGGGGTCTACAGAGGCATGATCGTCGATGCAGAGGTGCTGCTTGACGATATCGATGCCGACCTCTGGGTGGTGCAGGAAGATACACTCGGCCCTTTTGCCGAAGCCTCCCGTATTCACGAAGATTTTAGAGATACTCTGCGGGTCATAGACGGCATACAAAATGCCGAAGCGCTGACCTTTCAGAACATACAACTCCCCAAAACACCCAGACCGGTGCGTGTGGTAGCCGTGGGCTTTGACCCTCTGGGGACTGTGGACCCTATCAATCCGGAACGTATCATACAGGGACGTGGTCTGGAAAAGGTCCATTATGAGATCGTGGTCACGGATACGACAGGTTTTAAACCCGGTGATACGATCCCTCTGCTTCGTCATGACTATAAAGTGGTCGGTGTGACGCACGGCACGGTCTCTTCCGGCGGCGACCCGCTGGTGTATATCTCATTGAAAGATGCACAGGAGCTGCAGTTCTCCTACTCCAACAACCGTATCAGGAATGACAGGGTGCGCGGGATCAAAAACAGTGAAGCACGCATGGTCAATACGGTCGTAGCAAAAGTGAAACCCGGTTATGATGTGAATGCTGTTGCCAAAGAGATCAAACGCTTCAAATACAAAAGTGTCTATACAGCAGCAGAACAGAAATGGATACTGACCAAGAATCTGGTTGAAAAGGCTTCCAAACAGATAGGCATGTTCACGGGTATTCTGATCATCGTTTCAACGATCATCATTGCATTGATCATCTATACAATGACCCTCGAGAAGATGAAAGAGATCGCTATTATGAAGCTTATCGGTATTCCCAACAGCATGATCATCAAAATGATCGCACAGGAGACACTGCTGCTTGGTTTTCTGGCTTTTCTCTTTGCCAATCTCTTTTCCCATCTTATTTATGAGAAATTCCCCAAGCGGGTGGTACTGGAGATCCCCGATGCATGGATGCTGTTCATTGTCGTGATCATCGCCTCCATACTGGCATCACTCATCGGTATCAGAAAAGTGGTCAAGGCAGACCCCTCATCTGCCATAGGAGGTTAA
- a CDS encoding efflux RND transporter periplasmic adaptor subunit, translated as MTRAVKYGLILLAIAAGSMLFYQKIYIPKTTYKTVLPKRGDMDTQVFGVGNVDANNIYIINAQTGGKILQIMSDEGHWVKKGDLLVKVDPVDLPKLLEEAEISVQKASLERDASTEELKSLKAQKTLALITFKRYERLQKQAFASKAEYDKTKADLDVIKAQMKATNARIEAAGIEIARAKKNVEALKEKLSRYMIYAPVDGYIISREAEAEQSVLPTQPILRIVDPETVWVKAYIDERLGGSVRTGQEATIVLRSQPYRSYKGIVKRIEPQSDRVTLEKIVDVAFKTLPKPFSINEQAEVHLVTSRLKNILKVPANAVVYQKLIPGVWVERNGKAHFEKVKVLARDKTSVALSGIDENTVILIGSAKEKALKEGMSVHL; from the coding sequence ATGACAAGAGCTGTAAAATATGGATTGATCCTGCTTGCCATAGCGGCAGGAAGTATGCTTTTCTACCAAAAGATTTATATTCCCAAAACAACATACAAAACAGTGCTTCCCAAGCGTGGGGATATGGACACACAAGTCTTCGGTGTGGGAAATGTGGATGCAAATAATATCTATATTATCAATGCACAGACCGGCGGAAAGATCCTGCAGATAATGAGTGATGAGGGGCACTGGGTTAAAAAAGGTGATCTGTTGGTAAAGGTGGATCCCGTAGATTTGCCAAAACTGCTCGAAGAGGCAGAGATCTCGGTACAAAAAGCCTCATTGGAGCGTGATGCATCCACAGAAGAGTTAAAAAGCCTGAAGGCTCAGAAAACGTTGGCACTGATCACATTCAAACGGTATGAACGACTGCAGAAACAGGCTTTTGCCTCCAAAGCGGAATATGATAAAACCAAAGCAGACCTTGATGTTATAAAGGCACAGATGAAGGCGACCAACGCACGTATAGAAGCTGCCGGGATCGAGATAGCCCGTGCGAAAAAAAATGTAGAAGCCCTCAAAGAGAAACTTTCACGCTATATGATCTATGCACCGGTAGACGGTTATATTATTTCAAGGGAAGCTGAAGCAGAGCAGAGTGTTCTTCCTACACAGCCCATTTTGAGAATTGTAGATCCTGAAACGGTTTGGGTCAAAGCCTACATTGATGAAAGACTCGGCGGATCGGTCAGGACAGGGCAGGAAGCAACAATCGTTTTACGTTCCCAACCATACAGAAGCTATAAGGGGATAGTCAAACGCATCGAGCCTCAGTCAGACAGGGTGACACTTGAAAAGATAGTTGATGTGGCATTTAAGACACTGCCAAAACCATTTTCCATCAATGAACAGGCTGAAGTACATCTGGTGACAAGCAGGCTGAAAAATATTCTGAAAGTACCTGCAAATGCAGTGGTTTACCAAAAACTTATACCGGGTGTATGGGTGGAACGAAATGGAAAAGCACATTTTGAAAAAGTCAAAGTACTGGCACGGGACAAGACCTCTGTTGCACTTTCCGGGATCGATGAAAATACAGTCATTTTGATCGGTTCGGCAAAGGAAAAAGCATTGAAAGAAGGGATGTCTGTACACCTATGA
- a CDS encoding TolC family protein, with product MIQKQLRRNLWFLALMGIQTLQAQTLTLQTAIGKTLAHHPDVKTFMLRIQQAEQGYNAAYADYLPQIDLSATYAPTQTFALPVNGVFHTVNESSWNAGVAVHQKVWDFSKTASLVGASKIDEDISRLSLEEVKALLAYKVKSLYELLVVQKEAIAVREKDLETKKAFYAQSKALVKQGLKTHADASRFLSSVYVAENNLAIAKATFEKAKVSLSLYMGVPLQNSLKLQSDTLKKHMGSTKNLEREVLENNYRMRMDRRAVSKNKLLHHASEAAHFGSVDLVAFHNRFDTLNAYDSDYVGVSYNIPLYHGGRLTAQEQQAKIGYQIAQEQSASTALALKEELSALIIDIRRYEKTIKAKKAQLVSAQKTRRVLEARYKEGLATYIELLDSSTLVLNAKLGLLEAYYSRSLAFDRIDYLKGKI from the coding sequence ATGATACAAAAACAGTTAAGAAGAAACCTGTGGTTTCTTGCTCTTATGGGTATACAGACCCTGCAGGCCCAAACGTTAACACTGCAAACAGCCATAGGCAAAACACTGGCACACCACCCGGATGTCAAAACATTCATGCTGCGCATACAACAGGCGGAGCAGGGATACAATGCTGCTTATGCCGACTATCTGCCCCAGATAGACCTTTCGGCTACCTATGCCCCGACACAGACATTCGCCCTTCCCGTCAATGGAGTGTTCCATACGGTCAATGAATCGTCCTGGAATGCAGGGGTAGCGGTGCATCAGAAGGTTTGGGATTTCTCGAAGACCGCTTCTCTGGTCGGCGCTTCCAAAATAGATGAAGATATCTCCAGACTCTCGCTTGAAGAGGTCAAGGCACTGCTTGCCTACAAAGTGAAATCGCTGTATGAACTGCTGGTGGTACAAAAAGAAGCGATAGCGGTCAGAGAAAAAGACTTGGAGACCAAAAAAGCCTTTTATGCACAGTCAAAAGCTTTGGTAAAGCAGGGATTGAAAACCCATGCCGATGCCAGCAGGTTTCTCTCTTCCGTGTATGTGGCTGAAAATAATCTTGCCATTGCAAAAGCGACTTTTGAGAAAGCGAAAGTATCGCTTTCCCTCTATATGGGTGTGCCTTTGCAAAACAGTCTCAAACTTCAGTCGGACACACTGAAAAAGCATATGGGGTCAACTAAAAATTTAGAGCGGGAAGTGCTGGAGAACAATTACAGAATGAGGATGGACAGACGGGCGGTCAGCAAGAACAAACTGCTGCATCATGCAAGTGAAGCAGCACATTTCGGTTCTGTGGACCTGGTGGCTTTCCACAACAGGTTCGACACGCTGAATGCATACGATTCGGACTATGTGGGTGTCAGCTACAACATCCCTCTCTACCATGGCGGCAGACTGACCGCACAGGAGCAGCAGGCGAAGATAGGCTATCAGATCGCACAGGAACAGAGTGCTTCTACGGCATTGGCACTCAAAGAAGAGCTGAGTGCACTGATCATAGATATCAGGCGTTATGAAAAGACGATCAAAGCGAAAAAAGCACAGCTTGTGTCTGCGCAAAAGACAAGAAGAGTGTTGGAAGCACGCTACAAAGAGGGCCTGGCAACCTACATTGAGCTTCTGGACAGTAGCACTCTGGTGCTGAACGCAAAACTCGGACTGCTTGAAGCCTACTATTCCAGAAGTCTTGCTTTTGACCGCATCGATTACCTGAAAGGAAAAATATAA